The Staphylococcus carnosus genome has a segment encoding these proteins:
- a CDS encoding inorganic phosphate transporter: MDYVLIITVAIVIFSLIFDFINGFHDTANAVATAVSTRALTPRRAILLAAVMNFIGALTFTGVAGTITKDIVDPFKLQNGLVVVLAAIFAAIFWNLLTWYFGIPSSSSHALIGAIAGAAVASQGSFTVLHFQGFTKIIIVLIVSPLIAFCVGFIMYSIIKIFFKNANLTKTNRNFRIFQIFTAALQSFSHGTNDAQKSMGIITLALIVANLQDGNNVEPALWVKVACATAMGLGTAIGGWKIIKTVGGNIMKIRPANGAAADLSSALTIFVASSLHFPLSTTHVVSSSILGVGAANRAKGVKWNTAQRMIVTWVITLPISAIVAAIVYWIMHIFI; encoded by the coding sequence ATGGACTATGTTTTAATAATCACTGTAGCTATCGTCATTTTTTCATTGATATTTGACTTTATTAATGGTTTCCATGATACAGCCAATGCGGTAGCCACTGCAGTGTCAACAAGAGCGTTGACGCCACGTCGCGCAATTCTTCTCGCAGCCGTAATGAATTTTATCGGTGCGCTTACATTCACAGGTGTAGCTGGAACAATTACTAAAGACATCGTAGACCCATTCAAATTACAGAATGGTCTTGTTGTTGTGCTGGCAGCAATTTTTGCCGCTATTTTTTGGAACTTGTTAACTTGGTATTTTGGTATTCCAAGTTCATCTTCACATGCTTTAATCGGTGCAATCGCAGGGGCAGCTGTTGCTTCTCAAGGTTCATTTACAGTATTGCACTTCCAAGGTTTTACTAAAATTATTATCGTATTAATCGTTTCACCATTGATTGCATTCTGTGTTGGTTTCATTATGTATTCCATCATTAAGATTTTCTTCAAGAATGCAAACTTAACAAAAACAAACCGCAACTTTAGAATATTTCAGATTTTCACAGCAGCGTTACAATCATTCTCACATGGTACCAACGATGCTCAGAAATCTATGGGTATCATTACATTAGCGTTAATCGTTGCTAACTTACAAGATGGTAATAACGTTGAACCAGCATTGTGGGTTAAAGTAGCATGTGCGACTGCTATGGGTCTTGGTACTGCAATTGGTGGTTGGAAAATCATCAAAACAGTGGGCGGTAATATTATGAAAATCCGTCCTGCTAATGGTGCTGCAGCTGACTTATCATCAGCATTAACAATTTTTGTAGCGTCATCATTACATTTCCCATTATCTACAACACACGTTGTATCTTCATCAATTCTTGGTGTAGGTGCTGCTAACCGTGCGAAAGGTGTTAAATGGAATACAGCACAACGTATGATTGTGACATGGGTCATTACATTACCGATTTCAGCAATTGTAGCTGCAATCGTCTATTGGATAATGCATATTTTTATATAG
- a CDS encoding DUF47 domain-containing protein has protein sequence MFNKKKDKFMVKLEEMVFNLDRAAIEFGKMDFNTHLDLKAYSDNIKTYESHGDELMHQVISDLNQTFITPIEREDILSLCNAIDDVLDAMEETSAMFEMYSIEYSDEYMAEFVDNIQKAVAEMKLAIGLLVEKKLSHMRIHSINIKEFETNCDGILRQSIKHIFNSETDPITLIKIKDIYESLEDVADKCQAVANNFETIIMKNS, from the coding sequence ATGTTTAATAAGAAAAAGGATAAGTTTATGGTTAAGTTAGAGGAAATGGTGTTTAATCTAGACCGCGCTGCTATCGAGTTCGGTAAGATGGATTTCAATACTCATTTAGATTTAAAAGCTTATTCTGACAACATTAAAACTTATGAATCGCATGGTGACGAATTAATGCATCAAGTGATTTCAGATTTAAACCAAACTTTTATTACCCCAATTGAACGTGAAGATATTTTATCTTTATGTAACGCAATCGATGATGTATTAGATGCAATGGAGGAAACATCTGCTATGTTTGAGATGTATTCAATTGAATATTCAGATGAATATATGGCTGAGTTTGTTGACAACATTCAAAAAGCTGTAGCTGAAATGAAGTTAGCAATTGGTTTATTAGTAGAGAAGAAACTTTCGCATATGCGTATTCATTCTATCAATATTAAAGAATTTGAAACAAACTGTGATGGTATTTTAAGACAATCTATTAAACATATCTTCAACAGTGAAACAGATCCAATTACATTAATTAAAATTAAAGATATATATGAAAGCTTAGAAGATGTTGCAGATAAATGCCAAGCTGTAGCAAATAATTTCGAAACAATTATCATGAAAAATAGCTAA
- a CDS encoding ABC transporter permease, whose product MTFKHIVLKNLKKNLRHYGLYLFSLIFSIALYFSFVTLKYTKNINNEASAKIIREGANVGSVFLFIIIVIFLMYVNQLFIKQRVKELGLYQLIGLTRTNIIRMLMLEQFVIFIMTGIVGIVGGLLGSRFLLLILVKLMNIKESIHLSFSFKAFIATILMLFLAYVLIVIQNAVFIKRRSILKLMKTRQATDVKDNKITKLERIFGVVGIIMIAIGYVLALDIKLYAIIIVPLLVLFLTIVGAYFFFRSTVSLLFKTLKKRKGGNVNINDVIFTSSIMHRMKKNALSLTIIAVISAITVTVLCFSAITLKSENTQINLTAPFDATIQKQQKAEQYRTLLDQHNIQYHENYKQLLDLPRIKNNLYKGKYVSLMGIQITSEKYVEGAHITRGKGELVQPYGTSDTLTLNKINEHSYAQFDDKNKKPLVRIKVKPSDLDIKFALITLRGGPLLILNQEDYQLIKEKAAYDKDNLVNQYGFTFKEKNQEAEATQLLHQVNPDYETQKEISEQYRSFSSVFLFVSSFLGIAFLIAAGYIIYIKQMDETEDEMENFKILRKLGFTQEDMRKGLILKVLFNFGLPLIVGLLHAYFASWAFLKLMGSNDHSPVILVMVLYTIIYACFAVIAYTHMKRTIRQSI is encoded by the coding sequence ATGACTTTTAAGCATATTGTATTAAAGAACCTCAAAAAGAACTTAAGACATTATGGTTTATACCTCTTTTCATTGATTTTTAGTATTGCTTTGTACTTTAGTTTCGTGACTTTGAAGTATACCAAAAATATTAATAATGAAGCATCTGCTAAAATCATCCGTGAAGGCGCCAATGTCGGAAGTGTTTTTCTATTTATTATTATTGTTATTTTTTTGATGTATGTGAATCAGCTTTTTATTAAACAGCGTGTGAAAGAATTGGGGCTATATCAATTAATCGGATTAACAAGAACGAATATTATTCGAATGTTGATGCTAGAACAATTTGTTATTTTTATAATGACTGGAATTGTTGGAATTGTTGGTGGTCTGCTTGGTTCACGCTTTTTATTATTAATTCTTGTAAAATTAATGAACATTAAAGAGAGTATACATTTAAGTTTCAGTTTTAAAGCGTTTATCGCAACGATTTTAATGCTCTTTTTGGCTTATGTACTAATCGTTATTCAAAATGCTGTTTTTATTAAAAGACGTTCTATTTTAAAGTTAATGAAAACACGACAAGCAACAGATGTAAAAGACAATAAGATTACAAAGTTAGAAAGAATATTTGGTGTTGTCGGTATTATCATGATTGCGATAGGTTATGTATTAGCCTTAGATATTAAACTGTATGCTATTATCATTGTGCCATTACTGGTTTTGTTTTTGACAATTGTTGGAGCATATTTCTTTTTCCGCAGCACGGTTTCATTACTCTTTAAAACATTAAAAAAACGAAAAGGCGGAAATGTGAATATTAATGATGTTATTTTCACTTCATCAATTATGCACAGAATGAAAAAGAATGCTTTATCGTTAACAATTATTGCAGTTATTTCAGCAATTACTGTCACAGTTTTGTGCTTCAGTGCGATTACACTTAAGAGTGAAAATACGCAAATCAACTTAACGGCACCATTTGATGCAACAATCCAAAAACAACAAAAGGCAGAACAATATCGTACTTTATTAGATCAGCATAATATTCAATATCATGAAAATTATAAGCAATTATTAGACCTTCCACGTATTAAGAATAATTTATATAAAGGCAAATATGTTAGTTTGATGGGCATTCAAATAACAAGTGAGAAGTATGTTGAAGGCGCACATATTACTAGAGGAAAAGGCGAGTTAGTACAACCTTATGGTACAAGTGATACGTTAACGTTAAACAAAATAAATGAACACTCATATGCGCAGTTTGATGATAAAAATAAGAAGCCATTGGTACGTATTAAAGTAAAACCGTCAGATTTAGATATTAAGTTCGCTTTGATTACCTTACGTGGCGGGCCATTGCTGATTTTAAATCAAGAAGACTATCAGTTAATAAAAGAAAAAGCAGCATATGATAAAGATAATCTAGTTAATCAATATGGTTTTACTTTTAAAGAGAAGAATCAAGAAGCAGAAGCTACTCAATTACTGCACCAAGTTAATCCTGATTATGAGACACAAAAAGAAATATCAGAACAATATCGAAGCTTCAGTAGTGTATTCTTATTTGTTTCAAGCTTTTTAGGAATTGCATTTTTAATAGCAGCAGGTTATATTATCTATATTAAGCAAATGGATGAAACAGAAGATGAGATGGAAAACTTTAAGATCCTTCGTAAACTTGGTTTTACTCAAGAGGATATGCGAAAAGGTTTGATACTTAAAGTCTTGTTTAATTTCGGGTTGCCGTTAATAGTGGGATTATTGCATGCATATTTTGCTTCGTGGGCTTTCTTGAAATTGATGGGATCAAACGATCATTCTCCTGTTATCTTGGTGATGGTGCTTTATACGATTATATACGCTTGCTTTGCAGTCATTGCGTATACACATATGAAAAGAACAATCAGACAATCTATCTAG
- a CDS encoding ABC transporter ATP-binding protein — translation MAILTVSNLTKVFGNKHVAQEVLKGLSFKVEKGEFISIMGPSGSGKTTLLNLLSSIDYVTQGSVELNGHQMQNLTNKQLSEVRKREIGFIFQDYNLLSTLTVKENIMLPLSIQNLPKQEAEKYFNEVTEALGISELADKYPSEISGGQKQRASAARAFITRPAIIFADEPTGALDSKSAQDLLRRLKAMNERFDSTILMVTHDPAAASYSNRIIMLKDGQIYSELYQGDQDKQSFYKEVIQAQSVLGGVQYDF, via the coding sequence ATGGCAATTCTTACAGTATCCAATCTCACAAAAGTATTTGGGAATAAACATGTTGCACAAGAAGTGCTTAAAGGTTTGTCTTTCAAAGTTGAGAAAGGTGAATTTATCTCAATTATGGGACCCTCTGGTTCGGGGAAAACAACGTTGCTGAATTTATTGAGTTCAATTGATTATGTTACACAAGGTTCAGTTGAATTAAACGGTCATCAAATGCAAAATTTAACAAATAAACAACTGTCTGAAGTTAGAAAACGCGAAATCGGTTTTATTTTTCAAGATTATAACTTGTTGAGCACTTTGACAGTGAAAGAAAATATTATGCTGCCGTTGTCGATTCAAAATTTGCCGAAACAAGAAGCGGAAAAATATTTTAATGAAGTTACGGAAGCTTTAGGCATTTCAGAACTAGCTGATAAATATCCATCTGAAATTTCAGGAGGACAAAAGCAGCGTGCATCAGCAGCTCGTGCGTTTATTACTAGACCAGCTATTATTTTCGCTGATGAACCTACGGGTGCCTTAGATTCAAAAAGTGCTCAGGATTTATTAAGACGCTTAAAAGCAATGAACGAACGCTTTGATTCAACAATATTAATGGTTACACATGATCCTGCGGCGGCTAGTTATTCTAATCGTATCATTATGTTGAAGGATGGCCAGATTTATTCGGAACTGTATCAAGGCGATCAAGATAAGCAGTCATTTTATAAAGAAGTTATTCAAGCACAAAGTGTCTTGGGCGGTGTTCAATATGACTTTTAA
- a CDS encoding sensor histidine kinase — MTIFKRISNFLLTRIYWILLLLGLQVVILVVGYLDRDLSMESAFYLVLVNLMIIILFLFFAYMRETAFLKKLSEMHEVEELKHKEAANSPMEREVLDYLYTQIVRQKKIVSDQAIVLKEQEQSLTHFVHEMKTPLTAMKLLIEKEKDKENKNALLFEWSRLNEMLDNQLYLVRLDSKNRDTYFESVNLKRMIIEEIQITRHVSQLKGIGFEMDFEADYQVFTDMKWCKMLLRQLISNAIKYSPEGQDITIHAFMHHDYVNLTISDKGRGIPPKDLPRIYERGFTSTGYRNETTSSGIGLYLVDQIKNTLGLNVKIDSAVNHGTKVTIIFPKQNEITAREAEVTTLSL, encoded by the coding sequence ATGACAATATTTAAACGAATATCTAATTTCTTATTGACACGTATATATTGGATACTTCTGCTGCTAGGATTACAAGTAGTTATATTAGTCGTTGGCTATTTAGATCGTGATTTATCGATGGAATCTGCATTTTATCTTGTGCTGGTTAATCTTATGATTATTATTTTATTTCTCTTTTTTGCATACATGCGAGAAACAGCATTTTTGAAGAAACTTTCGGAAATGCATGAGGTTGAGGAATTGAAACATAAAGAAGCAGCTAACTCGCCAATGGAAAGAGAAGTACTCGATTACTTATATACACAAATTGTTCGTCAGAAAAAAATTGTATCTGATCAAGCAATTGTTTTAAAAGAACAAGAACAAAGTCTTACGCATTTTGTACATGAAATGAAAACCCCGTTAACTGCGATGAAACTTTTAATTGAAAAAGAGAAAGATAAAGAAAACAAAAATGCATTGTTATTTGAATGGTCTAGACTCAATGAAATGTTAGATAATCAGCTTTACTTAGTCAGATTAGACTCCAAAAATCGAGATACGTATTTTGAGAGCGTTAATTTGAAACGCATGATAATAGAAGAAATACAAATTACACGTCATGTCAGTCAATTGAAAGGTATCGGTTTTGAAATGGATTTTGAAGCGGATTATCAAGTCTTTACAGATATGAAATGGTGCAAGATGTTGTTACGTCAACTTATTTCTAACGCCATAAAATACAGTCCTGAAGGTCAAGATATTACAATACATGCTTTTATGCATCATGACTATGTGAATTTAACCATAAGTGATAAAGGCCGCGGCATACCGCCGAAAGATTTGCCGCGTATTTATGAGCGTGGATTTACTTCTACAGGTTATCGTAATGAAACGACATCTTCAGGTATCGGTCTGTATCTTGTAGATCAAATAAAAAATACACTCGGTTTAAATGTGAAAATTGATTCAGCTGTTAATCATGGAACAAAAGTTACAATTATATTCCCGAAACAAAATGAAATTACAGCACGTGAAGCTGAAGTGACAACTTTGTCACTTTAA
- a CDS encoding response regulator transcription factor, with amino-acid sequence MKILLVEDDKTLFEQLKKELEHWDLHVEGIENFDDVLTEAKTKNPEIIIMDVELPKYDGFYWCRQIRHESNVPILFLSARDNPMDQVMSMELGADDFIQKPFYTNVLIAKLKAVYRRVYQFNLEEKRTMTWGNIQVDLAKGVLEREEEVIYLSKTEMMILEILLKHRNEIVSRDEIITALWDDEAFISDNTLTVNINRLRKKLADFGLDTAIETRVGKGYIANDNI; translated from the coding sequence ATGAAAATATTACTGGTAGAAGACGATAAAACATTATTTGAACAATTAAAAAAAGAATTAGAACATTGGGATTTACACGTTGAAGGTATAGAAAATTTTGATGATGTATTAACAGAAGCTAAAACGAAAAATCCTGAAATTATCATAATGGATGTTGAATTACCAAAATATGATGGGTTTTATTGGTGCCGTCAGATTCGACATGAATCCAATGTCCCAATACTCTTTTTATCAGCAAGAGACAATCCTATGGATCAAGTGATGAGTATGGAATTAGGTGCAGATGACTTTATTCAAAAACCTTTTTATACCAATGTATTGATTGCTAAATTGAAAGCTGTTTACCGTCGTGTTTATCAATTTAATTTGGAAGAGAAGCGAACAATGACTTGGGGGAACATCCAAGTAGACTTAGCAAAAGGTGTATTAGAAAGAGAAGAAGAAGTGATTTATCTCTCTAAAACAGAAATGATGATATTAGAAATTTTATTGAAGCATCGTAATGAAATTGTCAGCAGAGATGAAATTATAACAGCATTATGGGATGATGAAGCTTTTATCAGCGATAATACTTTAACTGTCAATATTAATCGTTTACGTAAGAAATTAGCAGACTTTGGATTAGATACAGCAATTGAGACACGTGTTGGAAAAGGTTATATAGCGAATGACAATATTTAA
- a CDS encoding GNAT family N-acetyltransferase produces MEHSIREISINDADDYIKLLKDIYDESDFMLYSPGEYVPSLSSALKNLEHFITSPSNTIYIAEIDGMLIGFAIVSSREYERTQHETRVRIGIREHYRSKGVGQSLLNAVDAWALNHNIRRLEAVVVPQNEHAVELFKSAGYQIEGEMRDKLKIDNQYYNEYVMAKLLR; encoded by the coding sequence ATGGAACATTCGATTCGAGAAATAAGTATTAACGATGCAGATGACTATATCAAATTATTAAAAGATATCTATGATGAATCTGACTTTATGTTATATAGTCCTGGTGAATATGTCCCTTCTCTTTCAAGTGCCTTAAAAAATCTTGAACACTTCATCACTTCTCCATCTAATACAATTTATATTGCTGAAATTGATGGTATGTTAATTGGATTTGCCATTGTATCGTCACGTGAATATGAACGCACACAACATGAGACACGTGTACGTATTGGTATTCGTGAACATTATCGCAGCAAAGGCGTTGGACAATCGCTCTTAAATGCAGTAGATGCATGGGCTTTAAACCATAATATCAGACGTCTAGAAGCAGTTGTAGTGCCTCAAAATGAACATGCAGTAGAATTATTCAAATCTGCTGGCTATCAAATTGAAGGCGAAATGCGTGATAAACTCAAAATCGATAATCAATATTATAATGAATATGTGATGGCGAAATTACTACGTTAA
- a CDS encoding alpha/beta hydrolase: MSKRKKRWLVWSTIIVIVLCIAAGISIKKYFDYRHTQDMKEKVQLNNRNVKVFNNITYGKTYPKSQLDIITPAELDKDVKLPVIFWMHGGGFIAGDKQYKNPLLSKIAEQGYIVVNINYALAPEYKYPTPLVQMDQAVSFIKKNQHELPIDFKQVVFGGDSAGAQLSSQYTAIQTDKSLRDSMDFKQQFKPKDIRAAIFFGGFYNMNTVKKTEFPRIQLFMRSYTGTSHWESEFKNLSEMSTVEHVTHQYPPTFLSVGDADPFASQNAEFADVLKQHDVPTDTFFFDGSHHLHHQYQFHLDKPESKENLAEVQHFLSRNTSSTNIKKQNEQFEPIQLNPF; the protein is encoded by the coding sequence ATGAGCAAGCGCAAAAAACGCTGGCTTGTATGGAGTACAATCATAGTTATCGTTCTTTGTATTGCAGCGGGCATCAGTATAAAAAAATACTTTGATTATCGTCATACACAAGATATGAAAGAAAAAGTGCAATTGAATAATCGTAATGTAAAAGTCTTTAATAACATTACGTATGGAAAAACTTATCCCAAAAGTCAATTAGACATTATTACGCCGGCAGAGTTGGATAAAGATGTTAAATTACCGGTTATTTTTTGGATGCATGGCGGCGGATTTATTGCAGGTGACAAACAATATAAAAACCCGTTATTATCTAAGATTGCGGAACAAGGTTATATTGTGGTCAATATCAACTATGCGCTCGCACCAGAATATAAATATCCGACACCATTAGTTCAAATGGATCAAGCAGTTTCTTTTATTAAAAAGAACCAGCATGAATTGCCTATAGACTTTAAACAAGTGGTATTCGGAGGAGATTCAGCAGGTGCACAACTATCCAGTCAATATACGGCAATACAGACGGATAAATCGTTGCGTGATTCTATGGATTTCAAACAGCAATTTAAACCCAAAGACATCAGAGCAGCTATATTCTTCGGCGGTTTTTATAATATGAATACAGTGAAGAAGACAGAATTCCCGCGAATTCAGTTATTTATGCGCAGTTATACCGGAACATCGCATTGGGAATCTGAATTCAAGAATTTGTCTGAAATGTCTACAGTAGAACATGTAACACATCAATATCCGCCTACTTTTTTATCTGTAGGAGATGCAGATCCATTTGCGAGTCAAAATGCTGAATTTGCAGATGTCTTAAAACAACATGATGTGCCGACAGATACGTTCTTCTTCGATGGTTCTCATCATTTGCATCATCAATACCAATTTCATTTAGATAAACCAGAATCTAAAGAAAATTTAGCGGAAGTTCAGCACTTCTTAAGTCGTAATACTAGCTCGACAAATATTAAAAAACAAAATGAACAATTCGAGCCTATTCAATTAAATCCGTTTTAG
- a CDS encoding membrane protein, with the protein MTFNKETVKIGFAYVGVVVGAGFSTGQEVMQFFTDYGLYAYIGVLIAGLILGFIGRQVAKIGTAFDAENHESTLSYLFGKQFGRIIDYILVFFLFGISVTMIAGAGSAFHESYGIPTWLGSLIMVIAIYITLLMDFNKIVRALGVVTPFLIVLVIVIAGVYLVKGQVPISQINSVVPDANPIQGIWRGTIYGGLAFAVGFSTIVAIGGDASRRKVSGAGALFGGVVYTILLALITFALQTEYPAIKDAAIPTLTLAHGIHPIVTILLSIVMLAVMYNTILGLLYSFAARFTTPYTKKYHILIVIMMLVAYGLSFVGFSSLINFLYPAMGYVGLLIVIAVLIKYFKRKKENKEHIA; encoded by the coding sequence ATGACGTTTAATAAAGAAACTGTAAAAATTGGCTTTGCCTATGTCGGTGTAGTAGTCGGCGCAGGTTTTTCAACAGGCCAAGAAGTTATGCAATTTTTCACAGATTATGGATTATATGCATACATTGGTGTTTTAATAGCAGGATTAATTTTAGGATTCATCGGAAGACAAGTAGCAAAAATAGGGACAGCTTTCGATGCTGAAAACCATGAATCGACACTTTCATATTTATTTGGTAAACAATTTGGACGAATCATCGACTATATACTCGTCTTCTTCTTATTTGGAATTTCTGTCACAATGATTGCAGGGGCAGGCTCTGCATTCCATGAAAGTTATGGTATTCCAACTTGGTTAGGTTCATTAATCATGGTAATCGCAATTTACATTACATTATTAATGGACTTCAATAAAATAGTACGTGCGCTTGGTGTGGTTACACCATTTTTAATTGTTTTAGTCATTGTAATCGCAGGCGTATACTTAGTAAAAGGTCAAGTACCTATTTCACAAATTAACTCAGTTGTACCAGATGCTAATCCTATTCAAGGAATTTGGAGAGGTACAATTTACGGCGGACTTGCATTTGCAGTTGGTTTTAGTACAATCGTTGCAATCGGCGGTGACGCTAGTAGACGTAAAGTATCAGGTGCTGGTGCTTTATTCGGCGGCGTTGTTTATACAATATTACTTGCTTTGATTACGTTTGCATTGCAAACAGAATATCCAGCAATTAAAGATGCAGCAATTCCAACCCTTACATTAGCACATGGTATTCATCCAATTGTTACGATTTTACTATCAATTGTAATGTTGGCTGTTATGTATAACACAATTTTAGGATTGCTCTATTCTTTCGCTGCACGATTCACAACACCATACACTAAAAAATATCATATTTTAATTGTGATTATGATGCTCGTTGCATACGGATTAAGTTTCGTTGGATTCTCAAGCTTAATTAACTTCTTATATCCAGCAATGGGTTATGTAGGATTGTTAATCGTGATTGCAGTATTAATTAAGTACTTTAAACGTAAGAAAGAAAATAAAGAGCACATTGCTTAA
- a CDS encoding FecCD family ABC transporter permease, with protein sequence MIDNKLRIKQLIALAISIILLFMACAWSVTSGEYHMSISTFFKTLFGQGEYTDSLILLDFRLPRMLITILAGAALSMSGAMMQSVTNNPLAEPGILGINAGSGFLIALFLVVGHVSADNFIYILPILSIIGGMLTAVIIFYFSYTKEKGITPASMVLVGVGLSAALAGGSLTLMSKFDRDQSEFMATWLAGNIWGDDWSFVIALLPWLIVIIPFLFTKANTLNILNTNEQIAQGLGINVRRERMIILFAAVALSSAAVAVSGAISFIGLMGPHIAKTIVGPRHQLFMPLAIFIGAFLLVFSDTVGQVILQPSGIPAGIVVALIGAPYFLYLMYRSKSF encoded by the coding sequence ATGATTGACAATAAACTACGTATCAAGCAGCTCATTGCTTTAGCGATTTCTATTATTTTACTCTTTATGGCATGTGCTTGGAGTGTTACTTCTGGTGAATACCATATGTCAATCAGCACCTTTTTCAAAACTTTGTTTGGCCAAGGCGAATATACAGATAGTCTGATTTTATTAGATTTCAGATTGCCTCGAATGTTGATAACGATTTTGGCAGGCGCTGCTTTGAGTATGAGCGGTGCGATGATGCAAAGTGTGACGAACAACCCGCTTGCAGAACCTGGTATTTTAGGGATTAATGCAGGAAGCGGTTTTTTAATTGCGCTATTTTTAGTAGTTGGACATGTTAGTGCAGATAATTTTATTTATATTTTACCGATACTCAGTATTATCGGCGGTATGTTAACTGCAGTTATCATTTTCTATTTTAGCTATACCAAAGAAAAGGGAATTACACCAGCGAGTATGGTGCTTGTAGGTGTAGGACTTTCTGCGGCATTAGCGGGTGGTTCTTTAACATTAATGTCTAAATTTGATCGTGATCAATCAGAGTTTATGGCAACTTGGCTTGCCGGAAACATTTGGGGAGATGACTGGAGTTTTGTCATCGCCTTATTACCATGGTTGATTGTGATTATTCCATTTTTATTTACCAAAGCGAATACATTGAACATCTTGAATACTAATGAACAGATAGCACAAGGATTAGGGATTAATGTACGTCGCGAACGTATGATTATTTTATTTGCGGCTGTTGCTTTGTCTTCTGCAGCAGTTGCAGTAAGCGGTGCAATCAGTTTTATTGGTCTAATGGGACCGCATATTGCTAAAACAATCGTGGGACCAAGACATCAATTGTTCATGCCGCTTGCAATCTTTATTGGTGCTTTTCTATTAGTCTTTTCTGATACAGTCGGTCAAGTCATCTTACAACCTTCTGGTATTCCAGCGGGTATTGTCGTTGCACTGATTGGTGCACCGTATTTCTTATACTTAATGTATCGCTCTAAAAGTTTTTAA
- a CDS encoding FecCD family ABC transporter permease, which produces MTQKQKKQKQINFTSAFILSCLLLFVMLLISILYGDARIHLSTIYQAIFHYNPSIEQHNIISEIRIPRDLGAVLVGMALAVSGAVVQGVTKNGLADPSLIGLNAGASFMLAVTYAFYPSANFSILMLAGFAGAVIGGTIVLLMGRTRQDGFNPIRIILAGAAVSAFLTALSQGIALFFKLNQDINFWSMGGVSGTTWIQLKWSAPIIIVTVILIILLSKQLTILNLGESLATGLGQNVTWIRTISLVLTMLLAGIAVAMVGQIAFVGLIVPHIVRFLIGTDYAKVIPLTAVLGGFLVLLADTIARMLGDAPVGAIVSFIGVPYFIYLIRKGGRTI; this is translated from the coding sequence ATGACACAAAAGCAGAAAAAACAAAAACAAATTAATTTTACATCTGCGTTTATCTTATCTTGTCTTTTGCTTTTCGTTATGTTGTTGATATCTATTTTATACGGTGATGCGAGAATTCACTTATCTACGATTTACCAAGCAATCTTCCATTATAATCCAAGCATAGAACAACATAATATTATAAGTGAGATTCGGATACCGCGCGATTTAGGCGCGGTATTAGTCGGTATGGCACTTGCTGTTTCAGGTGCTGTTGTGCAAGGTGTAACTAAAAACGGTTTAGCAGATCCCAGTTTGATTGGGTTGAATGCGGGTGCAAGCTTTATGTTAGCTGTGACTTATGCATTTTATCCAAGTGCTAATTTCAGTATTTTAATGCTGGCTGGTTTTGCAGGTGCTGTTATAGGCGGCACGATAGTCCTATTGATGGGACGAACACGTCAAGATGGATTTAATCCGATCCGAATTATTTTAGCGGGTGCTGCAGTCAGTGCCTTCTTGACTGCGCTCAGCCAAGGTATTGCACTATTCTTCAAATTGAATCAAGATATCAACTTTTGGAGCATGGGCGGTGTTTCCGGTACAACTTGGATTCAGTTGAAATGGAGTGCGCCTATTATTATTGTAACTGTTATTTTAATTATCCTTTTAAGTAAACAGTTGACGATACTTAACCTAGGCGAAAGTTTAGCAACTGGATTAGGACAAAACGTCACATGGATTCGTACAATCAGTTTAGTATTGACGATGCTTTTAGCGGGTATCGCAGTGGCGATGGTTGGACAAATCGCATTTGTCGGCTTGATTGTGCCGCATATCGTACGTTTTTTAATCGGTACAGACTATGCCAAAGTCATTCCTTTGACGGCGGTACTGGGCGGATTCTTAGTATTGCTTGCAGATACTATCGCACGTATGTTAGGAGATGCGCCTGTCGGTGCGATTGTATCGTTTATCGGTGTGCCTTACTTTATCTATTTGATTAGAAAAGGAGGACGTACGATATGA